The Myotis daubentonii chromosome 9, mMyoDau2.1, whole genome shotgun sequence genome has a segment encoding these proteins:
- the LOC132242228 gene encoding mas-related G-protein coupled receptor member X2-like — translation MALSGTSGGFSTLNPSVTAWSSEFTSISGREQTFKTEFLTLELLTAIVALVGLAENSMVLWLLGFRMRRNAFSVYILNLAGADFLLLSCHIIDALETLIISISIPHFFMTVSVFAYISGLSFLSAISTERCLSVLWPIWYRCRRPRHMSTVMCALLWALSLLLSILEGNYCGFLVRKVHHVWCPVLDFITVAWLTLLFVLLTGSSLALMTRLLCGSNRVPLTRLYATVVLTVLVFFLCGLPFGIIWFLLIWFQKDLDAFVPHFLAAVLLSCVNSGANPIIYFFVGSFRQRWWKPRHALRLVLQRALQDTPEVDEPGESLSGETLAMSGNLVS, via the exons ATGGCGCTCAG TGGCACCAGTGGAGGGTTCTCAACCTTGAATCCATCTGTCACAGCCTGGAGCAGCGAATTCACATCAATAAGTGGAAGAGAACAAACTTTCAAAACGGAGTTCCTAACTCTGGAATTACTGACAGCCATCGTGGCCCTGGTGGGGCTGGCGGAGAACTCCATGGTGCTCTGGCTCCTGGGCTTCCGCATGCGCAGGAACGCCTTCTCCGTCTACATCCTCAACCTGGCTGGAGCCGACTTCCTCTTACTCAGCTGTCATATTATAGATGCCCTAGAAACACTCATCATCTCCATATCCATCCCGCACTTTTTCATGACTGTGTCCGTGTTTGCCTACATCTCAGGCCTGAGCTTTCTCAGCGCCATCAGCACGGAGCGCTGCCTGTCTGTCCTGTGGCCCATCTGGTACCGCTGCCGCCGCCCCAGACACATGTCCACCGTCATGTGTGCCCTGCTGTGGGCCCTGTCCCTGCTGCTGAGCATCCTGGAAGGAAACTACTGTGGCTTCCTGGTTAGGAAGGTGCACCATGTTTGGTGCCCAGTGTTGGATTTCATCACTGTGGCGTGGCTGACTTTGTTATTTGTGCTTCTCACTgggtccagcctggccctgatgacCAGACTGCTGTGTGGCTCCAACCGGGTTCCCTTGACAAGGCTCTATGCCACCGTCGTGCTCACCGTGCTGGTCTTCTTCCTCTGCGGCCTGCCTTTCGGCATCATCTGGTTCCTCTTAATCTGGTTTCAAAAAGATTTGGATGCCTTCGTTCCTCATTTCTTGGCGGCAGTTCTCCTGTCCTGTGTCAACAGCGGTGCCAACCCCATCATTTACTTCTTTGTTGGCTCCTTCAGGCAGCGATGGTGGAAGCCGAGACACGCCCTGAGGCTGGTTCTCCAGAGGGCGCTGCAGGACACTCCTGaggtggatgaacctggagaaagCCTTTCTGGGGAAACCCTGGCCATGTCAGGAAATCTGGTGTCCTGA